Proteins encoded by one window of Candidatus Pacearchaeota archaeon:
- the rpsK gene encoding 30S ribosomal protein S11: protein MGKKHVIQKTEAEMIKEGEQLEKTLSKEPKVSKAAATREGKIYIFSSYNNTIITLTDTMGNVLASKSAGKIGFKGSKKSTPFAASKISETVGAIAEKMGIRKIQVVVKGIGSGRESALRSIANQGFEINSIKDVTPVPHNGCKPKKPRRL from the coding sequence ATGGGGAAAAAACACGTAATACAAAAAACTGAAGCAGAAATGATCAAAGAAGGCGAACAGTTAGAAAAAACTTTAAGTAAAGAACCTAAAGTCTCTAAAGCTGCTGCTACCAGAGAGGGAAAGATATATATCTTCAGTTCATATAACAATACTATTATTACTTTAACTGACACTATGGGTAATGTTTTAGCCTCAAAGTCAGCTGGAAAGATAGGCTTTAAGGGAAGTAAGAAATCAACTCCTTTTGCTGCTTCTAAAATTTCAGAAACAGTTGGAGCGATAGCTGAGAAGATGGGAATTAGAAAAATTCAAGTAGTAGTAAAAGGTATTGGTTCAGGAAGAGAATCAGCATTGAGATCAATTGCTAATCAGGGATTCGAGATTAATTCAATCAAGGATGTTACTCCAGTTCCACATAATGGTTGCAAGCCTAAGAAACCCAGAAGGTTATAA
- the rpsM gene encoding 30S ribosomal protein S13 yields the protein MARIIGINIPDEKVIEIGLSYIYGIGPSLAKKILTDCNIPLNKKAKELTQDDISLLKQYIEKNYRVEGDLKRDVMMNIKRLRDIGSWRGSRHAKGLPVRGQTTRINNRTVRHNVRKTVGSGRKAAPGPK from the coding sequence ATGGCAAGAATTATCGGAATTAACATTCCAGACGAAAAAGTAATAGAAATCGGATTGTCTTATATTTATGGAATAGGACCGTCTTTGGCTAAAAAGATTTTAACTGATTGTAATATTCCTTTAAATAAAAAAGCCAAGGAATTAACTCAGGACGATATTAGTTTATTAAAACAATACATTGAAAAGAATTATAGGGTGGAAGGAGATTTGAAAAGAGACGTGATGATGAATATTAAAAGATTAAGAGATATTGGTTCATGGAGAGGTTCTAGACACGCCAAAGGATTGCCTGTAAGAGGACAGACAACTAGAATCAATAATAGAACAGTAAGACATAACGTCAGAAAAACAGTCGGTTCAGGAAGAAAGGCTGCACCAGGACCTAAATAG
- the rpmJ gene encoding 50S ribosomal protein L36, whose translation MKVKPSIKKICKDCKIVRRKGRVYVICKANAKHKQRQGA comes from the coding sequence ATGAAGGTTAAGCCATCAATTAAGAAAATTTGTAAAGATTGTAAGATTGTCCGCAGAAAAGGACGCGTTTATGTTATTTGTAAGGCGAATGCTAAACACAAACAAAGACAAGGTGCATAA
- the infA gene encoding translation initiation factor IF-1: MVKKDDKIKKEGVVSESLPDGFFKVRLDDDQSEVLAHLAGKLRVFKIRILPGDKVTVEMTPYDARRGRIIFRKK, encoded by the coding sequence ATGGTAAAAAAAGACGACAAGATTAAAAAAGAAGGAGTTGTATCAGAGAGCTTGCCTGACGGCTTTTTTAAGGTGCGATTAGATGACGACCAGTCTGAAGTATTGGCGCATTTGGCAGGCAAATTAAGAGTCTTTAAAATCAGGATTTTACCTGGTGATAAAGTTACAGTAGAGATGACTCCCTATGATGCAAGAAGAGGGAGAATAATATTCAGAAAAAAATAA
- a CDS encoding baseplate J/gp47 family protein, with translation MAKKIYDIIPPEYQVEKHEELAKECSAREPIKRDKKRFPFIPLLVIVVLSLGAVFFFVQGKADVFITPKTEEVTTEASFIIDTNEAVIDYENNVVPGIIFSDKRDGSENYNATGTDDKAKKATGTIKVFNKISPAKALSLVKGTRFMSSTGELVYKSDTAFTIPKATSDSTPGSIEIKVTAAEAGEKYNLSSSIFSIPGLSGSEYYSNIWAESVTAMTGGEESQVKIVTSNDITSAKDSFEEKYDEESKQALIATIPQGYTYFSEDISPLITNLLVSAKAGDELDVFSATGQIETNATVFRDEDINKLGESLLSKNISELKKMVPNSVTYEVKQKKLNKDGTISLNVVFKGKIYSIPDDDILLSSLKGKDTKYSASLLSNIPEVEKVEINLSPWWKFKIPNNEERINIQLKF, from the coding sequence ATGGCAAAAAAAATATATGACATTATTCCTCCTGAATATCAGGTGGAAAAACACGAAGAATTAGCCAAAGAATGTTCAGCTAGAGAACCAATCAAAAGAGATAAAAAAAGATTTCCTTTTATTCCTCTTTTAGTTATTGTGGTTTTATCTTTGGGTGCAGTATTTTTCTTTGTTCAGGGCAAGGCAGATGTTTTTATTACTCCTAAAACTGAAGAAGTTACAACTGAAGCTAGTTTTATAATTGATACTAATGAAGCAGTAATTGATTACGAAAATAATGTTGTTCCTGGTATAATTTTTTCAGACAAAAGAGATGGATCGGAAAATTATAATGCTACAGGAACAGATGATAAGGCAAAGAAAGCAACGGGAACAATAAAGGTGTTTAATAAGATTAGCCCAGCTAAAGCTCTTAGTTTGGTTAAAGGCACTAGGTTTATGTCTAGCACTGGAGAATTAGTTTATAAGTCTGATACAGCCTTTACTATTCCCAAAGCTACTTCTGACTCTACCCCCGGTTCAATTGAAATTAAAGTTACTGCGGCTGAAGCAGGAGAGAAATATAATCTTTCTTCTTCTATTTTTTCCATTCCTGGCTTAAGTGGTTCAGAATATTATTCAAATATTTGGGCTGAATCAGTTACAGCGATGACGGGAGGAGAAGAATCGCAAGTCAAAATTGTAACGAGTAATGATATTACCTCAGCTAAGGATAGTTTTGAGGAAAAATACGATGAAGAATCAAAGCAAGCTTTAATTGCCACGATTCCTCAGGGCTATACATATTTTTCAGAAGATATTTCTCCTCTAATTACTAATTTATTAGTTAGCGCTAAGGCAGGAGATGAATTAGATGTATTTAGCGCAACAGGACAGATAGAAACTAACGCGACCGTTTTTAGAGATGAAGATATAAATAAACTAGGAGAATCATTATTGAGTAAGAATATTTCCGAATTAAAGAAAATGGTTCCTAATAGTGTAACTTATGAAGTTAAGCAAAAGAAGCTAAATAAAGATGGAACAATTTCATTGAATGTTGTTTTTAAGGGTAAAATTTATTCAATACCTGATGATGATATATTGTTGAGTAGTTTAAAGGGAAAAGATACTAAATATTCAGCTTCTCTTTTATCAAATATACCAGAAGTAGAAAAGGTAGAGATTAATCTTTCTCCATGGTGGAAGTTTAAAATTCCTAATAATGAAGAAAGAATAAACATTCAATTAAAATTTTAA
- a CDS encoding alanine--tRNA ligase: protein MESQELRKLFLDFFAERGHKVIPSSPLLPTDPSVLFTTAGMQQFSLYLSGKKDPVKDFNSRHLVTCQKCFRTGDIEEIGDDTHHTFFEMLGNWSIGQDEKGYFKEGAIEYALEFLVDKLGLDKKKIYVTVFKGEDSIVRDEEAINIWLKHGIPLERIKECSKKDNFWGPVSDTGPCGPCSEIHYDRGEELGCGRPDCGPNCEHCKRVVEIWNLVFMQYFKNEKGEYELLSQTNIDTGIGFERLLSLLNQKSASYETDLFADFISKLEEISGHKYLENKKAFRIIADHIRSSVFVIADGVEPSNLGQGYILRRLLRRVIRYGKTLGLPFQFYLPLIDIVIDKYKDVYLNILTRKEDIIETIKKEEYKFEATLEKGLLIIEKMLSTKKELSGEEVFDLYQSYGFPLELTQEIAAEKGISIDINDFNNALEKHQSISRSGAEKKFGGVGKDAGEEGAKLHTATHLLHSSLRSVLGEHVQQMGSDINAERLRFDFKHNQKMTPEEIKRVEDLVNLKIKEDLEIKKEEMNLDEALKSGAIAFFKEKYPDKVYVWTMFDPNSKEVFSKEICAGPHVEKTSQLKSFKIIKEESSSAGVRRIKAVLNQ, encoded by the coding sequence ATGGAATCTCAAGAATTAAGAAAACTTTTTTTAGATTTTTTTGCGGAAAGGGGACACAAGGTAATTCCTTCGTCTCCTCTTTTACCAACTGACCCTTCTGTTTTATTTACTACTGCTGGAATGCAACAGTTTTCTTTGTATTTATCAGGGAAGAAAGACCCAGTTAAAGATTTTAATTCAAGACATTTGGTAACATGTCAAAAGTGTTTTAGGACTGGAGATATTGAGGAGATTGGTGATGATACTCATCATACTTTTTTTGAAATGTTGGGAAATTGGTCTATTGGACAAGACGAAAAAGGATATTTTAAAGAGGGAGCAATTGAATATGCTTTGGAATTTTTAGTTGATAAATTAGGATTAGATAAAAAAAAGATTTATGTGACTGTTTTTAAAGGAGAAGATAGTATTGTAAGAGATGAAGAAGCTATTAACATTTGGCTTAAACATGGAATACCATTGGAAAGAATAAAGGAATGTTCTAAAAAAGATAATTTCTGGGGTCCAGTTTCTGATACTGGTCCTTGTGGTCCTTGTTCTGAGATTCATTATGATCGAGGAGAAGAATTGGGCTGTGGAAGGCCAGATTGCGGGCCAAACTGTGAACACTGTAAAAGAGTGGTTGAAATTTGGAATCTCGTTTTTATGCAATACTTTAAAAATGAGAAGGGGGAGTATGAATTATTGTCTCAGACAAATATTGATACTGGAATCGGATTTGAAAGATTACTATCGCTGTTGAATCAAAAAAGCGCATCATATGAAACAGATTTGTTTGCTGATTTTATTTCTAAATTAGAAGAAATATCAGGGCATAAGTATTTAGAAAATAAAAAAGCTTTTAGGATTATCGCTGATCATATCCGTAGCTCAGTTTTTGTAATTGCTGACGGAGTAGAACCATCTAATTTAGGCCAGGGATATATTTTAAGAAGATTACTAAGAAGAGTTATTAGATATGGAAAAACGTTAGGATTGCCATTTCAGTTTTATCTTCCTTTAATTGATATCGTTATTGATAAATACAAAGATGTTTATCTTAATATATTAACAAGAAAGGAAGATATTATAGAAACTATTAAAAAAGAGGAGTATAAATTTGAAGCTACTCTTGAAAAGGGATTATTAATAATAGAGAAGATGCTTTCAACAAAAAAAGAACTGTCTGGAGAAGAAGTTTTTGATTTATACCAAAGCTATGGATTTCCTTTAGAGTTAACCCAAGAAATTGCAGCAGAAAAAGGAATTAGTATTGATATTAATGATTTTAATAATGCTTTAGAAAAACATCAGAGTATTTCTAGGTCTGGGGCTGAAAAGAAATTTGGAGGAGTAGGCAAAGATGCGGGAGAAGAAGGAGCTAAATTACATACAGCTACTCATCTTTTGCATTCTTCCTTAAGAAGCGTTTTAGGGGAACATGTCCAACAAATGGGTTCGGATATTAATGCTGAAAGATTGAGATTTGATTTTAAACATAATCAAAAGATGACCCCTGAAGAAATTAAAAGAGTCGAAGACTTGGTTAATTTGAAAATTAAAGAAGATTTGGAGATAAAAAAAGAAGAAATGAATTTAGATGAAGCATTAAAATCAGGAGCAATTGCTTTTTTTAAAGAAAAATATCCAGATAAGGTTTACGTCTGGACAATGTTTGATCCAAATAGTAAAGAGGTTTTTTCTAAAGAAATTTGTGCTGGTCCTCATGTAGAAAAAACAAGTCAGTTGAAGTCATTTAAGATAATCAAAGAAGAAAGTTCTAGTGCTGGGGTAAGAAGAATTAAAGCAGTCCTTAACCAATAA